Proteins encoded within one genomic window of Nordella sp. HKS 07:
- a CDS encoding universal stress protein, with amino-acid sequence MTYKTILVSLNDLERNEALLTCAAELARNFDSHLQGLYVIPAVEIYAGTSFGMPVVFEGNRETYQKAEKSVRDLFESLAQVAGISSDFVLVDSITPSITNHVIDYARRSDIAIINQPPEDGGLSVTGRAFVEQILLSTGRPTLVLPRKGGTSAVAELVIIGWSGKRESARAAFDSVPLLTGANEVRVVWVDPEMEYTSPGSLPGVDLATALSRHGVKAVIEPLSTGGREAGEALLTKISDSGAGLLVMGAYGHSRLSELILGGATRFVLSGMNCPVLFSH; translated from the coding sequence ATGACATACAAGACGATTCTGGTGAGCCTGAATGATCTCGAGCGCAACGAGGCTCTCCTTACATGCGCGGCGGAGCTCGCCCGCAATTTTGATTCCCATCTCCAGGGCCTATATGTCATCCCTGCTGTCGAGATCTATGCTGGGACAAGCTTTGGCATGCCGGTCGTCTTCGAAGGCAATCGGGAGACTTACCAAAAGGCCGAGAAATCCGTGCGAGACTTGTTCGAATCGCTCGCGCAAGTGGCGGGTATCAGTAGCGACTTCGTTTTGGTGGATTCGATAACTCCCAGCATTACGAATCATGTAATTGACTATGCGCGCCGATCTGATATCGCGATCATCAACCAGCCCCCGGAGGATGGGGGATTGTCCGTCACGGGTCGCGCTTTCGTCGAGCAGATCCTGTTGTCTACTGGCAGACCGACCCTTGTCTTGCCAAGGAAAGGTGGGACGAGCGCGGTGGCCGAACTCGTCATCATCGGCTGGAGTGGAAAGCGTGAATCGGCGCGGGCCGCTTTCGACAGCGTGCCGCTATTGACAGGTGCAAATGAAGTCCGCGTAGTCTGGGTCGATCCGGAAATGGAGTATACCAGTCCTGGTAGCCTGCCCGGCGTCGATCTTGCCACGGCTTTGTCGCGCCATGGCGTCAAGGCGGTGATCGAACCCCTCTCCACGGGGGGGAGGGAGGCCGGCGAGGCCCTACTGACCAAGATATCGGATAGCGGAGCCGGCCTCCTTGTGATGGGAGCTTATGGTCATTCGCGTCTGAGTGAGCTGATTCTCGGCGGAGCGACCCGGTTTGTTCTCAGTGGCATGAATTGTCCGGTATTATTCTCGCACTGA
- a CDS encoding helix-turn-helix domain-containing protein has translation MLTLAADSERDYRPPLQIVSAGESSKGLKTFDQLLSCQSLCSLDPHQHLYHQGDDNHKIYRIESGLVRIYHVLSDGRRQIISLRFAGDIVGFEATSERHCSAEAITHVRFRCLEQNSAYRHMRDEPTLAPQLVSLLLKKLENALGQIAVLNRRSAMEKLSAFILELHRRQDNSPAIRLELSRSDIADFLGLTIETVSRNLTKLKVKRIIRLPEVHKLIILDIERLEALAAGDCLES, from the coding sequence ATGCTAACCCTTGCAGCAGATTCAGAACGCGACTACCGCCCCCCGCTCCAGATCGTGAGCGCAGGTGAGTCCTCAAAAGGCCTGAAAACATTCGATCAATTGCTATCTTGCCAATCTTTATGCAGCCTAGATCCTCATCAGCATCTGTATCATCAGGGAGACGATAATCATAAAATCTACCGGATTGAATCGGGACTCGTGCGCATCTATCACGTGTTGAGCGACGGGCGTCGTCAGATTATCTCCCTGCGCTTTGCCGGCGATATCGTGGGCTTTGAAGCTACCTCGGAACGGCATTGCAGTGCCGAAGCGATCACTCATGTGAGATTCCGCTGCTTAGAGCAGAACAGTGCTTATCGGCACATGCGCGACGAGCCAACGCTGGCACCGCAACTCGTAAGCCTTCTATTGAAGAAACTCGAGAATGCGCTAGGCCAGATAGCCGTTCTCAACCGTCGCTCCGCGATGGAGAAGCTGTCTGCCTTTATTCTTGAGTTGCACCGCCGACAGGACAATTCGCCCGCGATCCGCCTTGAGTTGAGCAGGTCCGACATCGCAGATTTTCTGGGGCTGACGATAGAGACCGTGAGTCGGAATCTCACCAAGCTGAAGGTCAAGCGGATCATTCGGCTGCCGGAAGTCCACAAGCTCATTATCCTCGATATTGAACGCCTGGAAGCACTGGCGGCAGGCGATTGCCTAGAGTCATGA
- a CDS encoding PAS domain S-box protein, whose product MQQKLPNGGPEASKLEAILNSAVAAIITIDISGMIDSVNPATERIFGYPAGELIGQNVRMLMPEPFHGEHDSYISNYLSTGRRKIIGIGREVMGKRKDGTTFPLDLAVSEFVAGGKRYFAGIITNLSDRKRVEEALRESERKLAQAQRLESIGQLTGGIAHDFNNLLTVITGNLELIEMSVQGEHVHKMLRDAQEAADLAAKLTSRLLAFARRSHLEPEILETNDLVLNVTSMLRRTLGEHISLSTVLAPDLWQVKVDPTQAESSLVNLAINARDAMSKGGKLVVETRNIRMEEVKSGDTIELPHGDYVQISVSDTGTGMPAEVRDRAFEPFFTTKTRGHGTGLGLSMVYGFAKQSGGHVTIYSELGHGTTINIYLPRANGTMDTDAVPVDAELSRKRRETVLVVEDDDGVRDLTVTRLVTLGFKIHESSDGASAIKFLESGLKVDLLFSDLVLPGGLTGYDVARKAREIYPGIRILLTSGYAEDLLRAENLGSIKLLRKPYRLADLRSALEAVLSEPP is encoded by the coding sequence ATGCAACAGAAACTGCCGAACGGCGGGCCGGAAGCCTCGAAGCTCGAGGCCATTCTGAACTCGGCTGTCGCGGCTATAATTACGATAGATATCAGCGGAATGATCGATTCGGTCAACCCGGCGACCGAGAGGATTTTCGGCTATCCGGCAGGCGAGCTGATTGGACAGAATGTTCGCATGCTGATGCCTGAACCGTTCCACGGCGAACATGACAGCTATATTTCGAACTATCTGTCCACCGGACGGCGAAAGATTATCGGTATCGGCCGGGAAGTGATGGGCAAACGCAAAGATGGGACCACCTTCCCACTCGATTTGGCGGTCAGCGAGTTTGTTGCAGGAGGAAAACGTTATTTTGCGGGCATCATCACCAATCTCAGCGACCGAAAGCGGGTCGAAGAAGCTTTGCGGGAAAGCGAGCGTAAGCTTGCCCAAGCGCAACGACTGGAGTCAATAGGCCAGCTGACGGGCGGCATTGCACATGATTTCAACAATCTCCTGACTGTGATCACGGGAAATCTGGAACTCATCGAGATGAGCGTACAGGGAGAGCACGTGCACAAAATGCTAAGAGATGCGCAGGAGGCCGCTGACCTTGCAGCGAAGCTTACGTCCCGCCTTCTCGCATTTGCCAGACGCAGTCATCTTGAACCGGAAATTCTTGAAACTAACGACTTGGTACTGAATGTCACCAGTATGCTTCGCCGCACGCTGGGTGAGCATATCTCACTGTCAACCGTCCTTGCGCCGGACCTGTGGCAGGTAAAGGTGGATCCCACTCAGGCTGAAAGCTCTCTGGTCAATTTAGCTATCAATGCACGCGACGCCATGTCAAAGGGCGGGAAGCTTGTCGTCGAAACACGAAATATCCGCATGGAAGAAGTCAAGAGCGGAGACACAATTGAACTGCCGCATGGCGACTACGTGCAAATTTCTGTCTCTGACACTGGCACTGGCATGCCGGCGGAAGTCAGGGATCGCGCCTTCGAACCGTTCTTCACGACGAAGACAAGGGGGCACGGGACCGGCCTTGGCCTTAGCATGGTTTACGGCTTTGCCAAGCAGTCTGGCGGCCATGTGACGATCTATAGCGAGCTTGGTCACGGAACGACTATCAACATCTATTTGCCTCGGGCGAACGGGACGATGGATACCGATGCCGTTCCAGTTGATGCCGAACTGTCGCGAAAGCGCCGCGAAACCGTCCTTGTTGTCGAAGACGACGACGGTGTCCGTGATTTAACGGTTACCCGCCTTGTGACGCTCGGATTCAAGATCCATGAATCGTCGGATGGGGCGAGCGCTATCAAATTCCTTGAAAGCGGGCTCAAGGTGGATTTGCTGTTTAGCGATCTCGTGCTGCCAGGGGGGCTTACCGGATATGACGTTGCCAGAAAGGCAAGGGAAATATATCCCGGAATTCGGATACTGCTGACTTCAGGCTACGCCGAAGATCTCCTCCGGGCGGAGAATCTCGGCAGTATAAAATTGCTTCGTAAGCCATATCGGCTAGCTGATCTACGCAGCGCCTTGGAAGCCGTGCTCAGCGAACCGCCGTGA
- a CDS encoding universal stress protein: MLLLPGTVAARQRARSFDALPILRIAEMVEVIQIEGEKDLSGSIPGARLVEHLLSHKVKIIAKSIHADNGDVAQAFRQYAQHSAVDLIVMGGFAHSRIRQLILGGVTRALLRHCNVPLFLSH; encoded by the coding sequence ATGTTGTTGTTGCCTGGGACGGTAGCAGCAAGGCAGCGCGCGCGCTCTTTTGACGCGTTGCCGATCCTGCGCATTGCAGAAATGGTCGAGGTGATCCAAATAGAGGGTGAAAAGGACCTCTCTGGTTCGATCCCTGGCGCGAGGCTGGTCGAACACCTTCTTTCCCACAAGGTGAAGATTATTGCCAAGTCCATTCATGCGGATAACGGCGACGTGGCCCAAGCGTTCAGACAATATGCCCAGCACTCGGCTGTCGACCTGATCGTGATGGGTGGTTTTGCGCATTCGCGGATACGGCAGCTGATCCTCGGGGGCGTTACGCGGGCTCTTCTGCGGCACTGCAATGTGCCGTTATTCCTGTCCCATTAG